The region AACGCCGGACGCGAGATCGACCTCGACGCGATGGCGCGCGGTTTCGAACCGATCGCCGCGGACTTCGAGATGACCTTCACCTTCTCCGACACCCGCAACGCGCGGATGCTGGTGATGGTCTCCAAGCTCGGGCACTGCCTCAACGACCTGATCTTCCGCTGGCGCGCGGGCAGCCTCGGCGCCGACATCGTGGCCGTGGTGTCCAACCACGAGGACCTCCGGCCGATGGCCGAGGGCGCCGGCCTGCCGTTCATCCACGTCCCTGTCACCCCGGAGACCAAACCCGAGGCCGAGGCCAGGTTGCTGCAACTGGTCGACGAGTACGACGCGGAGCTGGTGGTACTCGCCCGCTACATGCAGGTGCTGTCCGACCAGGCCTGCAAGGCCCTGCACGGCCGGGCGATCAACATCCACCACTCGTTCCTGCCCGGCTTCAAGGGCGCCAAGCCCTACCACCAGGCCTACGACCGCGGGGTCAAGCTCGTCGGCGCCACCGCGCACTACGTCACCCCGGACCTCGACGAAGGCCCGATCATCGAGCAGGAGGTGATCCGGATCGACCACACCTACCACCCCACGGCGTTGCAGACGGTCGGCCGCGACGCCGAGGCCCTCGCCCTGTCCCGCGCGGTGCGCTGGCACTGCGAGCGCCGCGTGCTGCTCAACGGCCACAGCACCGTGGTCTTCCACTGACACAGCCACACGTGCCCTCTTCCTCCCTGGGAAGGGGGCACGTCGGCTCGAACGGGGCGGGACCGGGCTCCGGCCGAGACCCGCCCATCGGAGTCGCCGGGGGCAGGCG is a window of Saccharopolyspora erythraea NRRL 2338 DNA encoding:
- the purU gene encoding formyltetrahydrofolate deformylase produces the protein MTRSFILTLSCPNRTGIVRAVSAYLFEHGCDIGEYQQFDDSVRDRLFLRTQVNAGREIDLDAMARGFEPIAADFEMTFTFSDTRNARMLVMVSKLGHCLNDLIFRWRAGSLGADIVAVVSNHEDLRPMAEGAGLPFIHVPVTPETKPEAEARLLQLVDEYDAELVVLARYMQVLSDQACKALHGRAINIHHSFLPGFKGAKPYHQAYDRGVKLVGATAHYVTPDLDEGPIIEQEVIRIDHTYHPTALQTVGRDAEALALSRAVRWHCERRVLLNGHSTVVFH